Genomic window (Muntiacus reevesi chromosome X, mMunRee1.1, whole genome shotgun sequence):
AGCCCCCGCGGGCCGCCAGGCCCTGGCCAGGGCGTGTTGCTGTACCTGTGTCCTGAGGTGCAGTGCGGACAAACCTTTGCCAAGAAGCACCAGCTGAAGGTGCACCTGCTGACACACAGCAGCAGCCAGGGCCAGCGGCCCTTCAAGTGCCCCCTGGGTGGTTGCGGGTGGACCTTCACCACCTCCTACAAGCTAAAGAGGCACCTGCAGTCACACGACAAACTGAGGCCCTTTGGCTGCCCAGCAGAGGGCTGTGGCAAGAGCTTCACCACCGTGTATAACCTCAAAGCACACATGAAGGGCCACGAGCAGGAGAACTCATTCAAATGTGAGGTGTGTGAGGAGACCTTCCCCACGCAGGCCAAACTCAGCGCCCACCAGCGCAGCCACTTCGAGCCTGAGAGGCCCTACCAGTGTGCGTTTTCCGGCTGCAAGAAGACATTTATCACAGTGAGTGCCCTGTTTTCCCATAACCGCGCCCACTTCAGGGAACAGGAACTCTTTTCCTGTTCCTTTCCCGGCTGCAGTAAGCAGTATGACAAGGCTTGTAGGCTGAAAATTCACCTTCGGAGCCACACTGGTGAGAGACCGTTCCTTTGTGACTTTGAGGGCTGTGGCTGGAACTTCACTAGCATGTCCAAACTCCTAAGGCACAAACGGAAGCACGACGATGACCGGAGGTTCATGTGCCCCGTGGAAGGCTGTGGGAAATCTTTCACAAGGGCTGAACATCTGAAAGGCCACAGCATAACCCACCTGGGCACGAAGCCTTTTGTGTGCCCGGTGGAAGGTTGCTGTGCCAGGTTCTCTGCTCGCAGTAGTCTCTACATTCACTCGAAGAAACACTTGCAGGATGTGGACACTTGGAAAAGCCGGTGCCCAGTCGCCACTTGTAATAAACTCTTCACGTCCAAGCACAGCATGAAGACCCACATGGCCAAAAGGCACAACCTGCGCCAGGATCTCTTAGCTCAGCTGGAAGCTGCAAATTCTCTTACACCCAGCAGTGAACTTACGAGCCAGGGGCAGAGTGACCTCAGTGATGCTGAGCTTGTGTCTCTCTTCTCTGATGTGCCTGGTAATAGTTCTGCTGCAGTACTGGACACGGCATTGGTGAACTCTGGGATCTTGACTATTGATGTGGCTTCTGTGAACTCAACTCTGGCAGGAAACCTCcctgctaataataataattccttaGGGCAGGCGGTGGACCCTCAGGCCTTGATGGCCACCAGTGACCTTCCTCAAAGTTTGGATACCTCACTCTTCTTTGGAACGACAGCAGCAGGTTTTCAGCAGGGTCCCTTAGATATGGATGATGTCTCAAGTCTAAGTGCGGGGCCGTTGGCATCTCTGAGCTCTTTGGCTGTGAAAAACTCGAGTCAAGAGCCCCAAGCTTTGACCCCTAGTAGTAAGCTAACAGTAGACACAGATGCTCTGACTCCTTCAAGCACCCTTTGTGAAAACAGTGTCTCAGAACTACTGCCACCAACCAAAACAGAATGGA
Coding sequences:
- the LOC136153287 gene encoding zinc finger X-linked protein ZXDB-like, whose translation is MEIPRLLPARGMRQGGGAGSPEGGGRIRGGPDLRAGQAPARRLLLLRGPQDGGPGRRREEASAASSCPGPGPSPLALRPDHASGCGSGGGGGGGDDFFLVLLDPVGGDVDTAGAGQATGPVWREEAGLGPRLLGGESGANPEGRPALGPSCLSAIPAPVPALAPIPAPGLGPAAAFAGTVTIHNQNLLLSLENGVLTLATPPPPAWAPGVAPAPQPGGLIAPQAGIPHAAQPGDCPELPPDLLLAERAEPAPAPAPKEEAEGPAALESPRGPPGPGQGVLLYLCPEVQCGQTFAKKHQLKVHLLTHSSSQGQRPFKCPLGGCGWTFTTSYKLKRHLQSHDKLRPFGCPAEGCGKSFTTVYNLKAHMKGHEQENSFKCEVCEETFPTQAKLSAHQRSHFEPERPYQCAFSGCKKTFITVSALFSHNRAHFREQELFSCSFPGCSKQYDKACRLKIHLRSHTGERPFLCDFEGCGWNFTSMSKLLRHKRKHDDDRRFMCPVEGCGKSFTRAEHLKGHSITHLGTKPFVCPVEGCCARFSARSSLYIHSKKHLQDVDTWKSRCPVATCNKLFTSKHSMKTHMAKRHNLRQDLLAQLEAANSLTPSSELTSQGQSDLSDAELVSLFSDVPGNSSAAVLDTALVNSGILTIDVASVNSTLAGNLPANNNNSLGQAVDPQALMATSDLPQSLDTSLFFGTTAAGFQQGPLDMDDVSSLSAGPLASLSSLAVKNSSQEPQALTPSSKLTVDTDALTPSSTLCENSVSELLPPTKTEWNVHPDSDFFAQEEETQFGFSNPAGNHGSQKETDLITVTGSSFLMIPP